One window of Pseudomonas urmiensis genomic DNA carries:
- a CDS encoding LysR family transcriptional regulator codes for MKTRSEELQVFVTVIDCGSISAAAEQMGQTPSAVSRTLSRLEGKLGTTLVNRTTRRMDLTEEGRFFLERSRTILEQMDEMEERLSMNRQTPSGRLRINAAAPFMLHAIVPWIGEFREQYPGIELELNTDDLIIDLLEQSTDVAIRIGELADSSLHARSLGCSPMQILASPAYLERHGTPLKVEDLHQHCLLGFSQPEVLNQWPLRHAEGDRWTIRPSLIASSGETLRQLALSGNGIVSLSHFMTHEDIRAGRLQVLLNEANNGYRQPIHAVYYRNTQLALRIQCFLDFIQHKLAGYACSA; via the coding sequence GTGAAAACCCGTTCAGAAGAACTCCAGGTATTCGTCACCGTCATCGATTGTGGTTCGATCTCCGCCGCCGCCGAGCAGATGGGCCAGACGCCGTCGGCGGTCAGTCGCACCCTGTCGCGCCTGGAAGGCAAACTTGGCACCACCTTGGTCAACCGCACCACCCGGCGCATGGACCTGACCGAAGAGGGCCGTTTCTTCCTCGAACGCTCGCGGACCATCCTCGAGCAGATGGACGAGATGGAAGAGCGCCTGTCGATGAACCGGCAAACCCCCTCGGGCCGGCTACGCATCAATGCCGCAGCACCGTTCATGCTGCATGCCATCGTGCCGTGGATCGGCGAGTTCCGTGAGCAGTACCCGGGTATTGAGCTTGAGTTGAATACCGACGATTTGATCATCGACCTGCTGGAGCAAAGCACCGACGTGGCCATTCGCATTGGCGAGCTGGCCGACTCCAGCCTGCATGCACGCTCGCTCGGCTGCAGCCCGATGCAGATCCTGGCAAGCCCGGCGTATCTCGAGCGCCATGGCACGCCGCTCAAGGTCGAGGATCTGCACCAGCATTGCCTGCTCGGCTTCAGCCAGCCTGAGGTGCTCAATCAATGGCCGCTACGCCATGCCGAAGGCGATCGCTGGACGATCCGCCCCAGCCTGATCGCCTCCAGTGGGGAGACCCTGCGCCAGCTGGCGCTATCAGGCAATGGCATCGTCAGCCTGTCGCACTTCATGACCCATGAAGACATCCGCGCCGGGCGCTTGCAGGTGCTGCTGAACGAGGCCAACAACGGCTATCGCCAGCCGATCCACGCGGTGTACTACCGCAACACCCAGCTGGCGCTGCGCATTCAGTGCTTCCTCGACTTCATCCAGCACAAGCTGGCGGGGTACGCCTGCTCTGCGTAA